From the genome of Streptomyces sp. NBC_00464, one region includes:
- a CDS encoding TadE/TadG family type IV pilus assembly protein, translating into MVNRTRRRRSARFPRRQRGDRGFASVEFAVLALVVLGLVFTTIQVGLYFHARKVAQSAARHGVEAGRAFGSGEGDGVAEAQSFLARFGGSVRGASVSSAGSTAEEVRITVRGSVATLVPGLELHVTQHANAPVERWTNP; encoded by the coding sequence GCCGATCTGCACGCTTTCCCCGACGGCAGCGTGGCGACCGCGGGTTCGCGAGCGTCGAGTTCGCGGTGCTGGCGCTGGTGGTGCTGGGACTGGTCTTCACCACCATCCAGGTCGGCCTGTACTTCCATGCCCGCAAGGTGGCCCAGTCCGCGGCACGTCACGGTGTCGAGGCGGGGCGGGCCTTCGGCTCCGGCGAGGGTGACGGTGTTGCCGAGGCGCAGTCCTTCCTCGCCCGGTTCGGGGGAAGCGTCCGCGGCGCGAGCGTGTCCTCGGCGGGCAGTACTGCCGAAGAGGTCCGCATCACCGTGCGCGGCAGCGTCGCCACGCTCGTCCCCGGACTGGAGCTCCACGTCACCCAGCACGCCAACGCGCCCGTCGAACGCTGGACCAATCCGTGA
- a CDS encoding TadE family protein, whose product MTARTQHRRLRAALRRDRGSYAVETAVLAPVMIALLLLMVAFGRVTDADGAVDSAARAAARAASLERDAGSAQTKAQAAASRSLEGEGITCRTSSVTVDTAGYSLDIGADANVTATIACTADLSDIGLPGLPGSKTLRASWTSPIDTYRGRQ is encoded by the coding sequence GTGACCGCCCGCACGCAACACCGCCGGCTCCGAGCCGCTCTGCGTCGTGACCGGGGCAGTTACGCCGTGGAAACTGCGGTTCTCGCCCCGGTGATGATCGCGTTGCTGCTGCTGATGGTGGCGTTCGGCCGGGTGACCGACGCCGATGGTGCCGTGGACTCCGCCGCCCGTGCCGCTGCCCGCGCCGCCTCCCTGGAACGCGACGCCGGCAGCGCCCAGACCAAGGCGCAGGCCGCGGCCTCGCGCAGTCTGGAGGGGGAGGGCATTACGTGCCGGACGTCCAGTGTGACGGTGGACACTGCGGGCTACTCGCTCGATATCGGGGCCGACGCCAACGTCACGGCGACGATCGCCTGTACCGCGGACCTGTCCGACATCGGTCTGCCCGGCCTGCCCGGCAGCAAGACGCTCCGCGCATCGTGGACCAGCCCGATCGACACCTACCGGGGGCGTCAATGA
- a CDS encoding pilus assembly protein TadG-related protein, producing the protein MSVFFALTTIAILMVMGLLVDGGGALNAGNRATSLAQEAARTAGQQLDPAQAIEGTAITIDPDAAIGAVQDYLAAANVQGEVSISDNGQTLHVTVHDSYTAHFAQFIGMATINVTGTATAHLQTQAGG; encoded by the coding sequence ATGTCGGTGTTCTTCGCCCTGACGACAATCGCCATCCTGATGGTGATGGGCCTGCTGGTCGACGGCGGCGGCGCCCTGAACGCCGGCAACCGAGCCACCTCCCTCGCCCAGGAAGCCGCCCGCACCGCCGGCCAGCAACTCGATCCCGCCCAGGCCATCGAAGGCACCGCCATCACCATCGACCCGGACGCCGCCATCGGCGCAGTCCAGGACTACCTCGCCGCAGCCAACGTCCAGGGCGAGGTCAGCATCAGCGACAACGGCCAGACGCTCCACGTCACCGTCCACGACAGCTACACCGCCCACTTCGCCCAGTTCATCGGCATGGCAACGATCAACGTCACCGGCACTGCCACGGCCCATCTGCAGACCCAAGCTGGAGGCTGA
- a CDS encoding BTAD domain-containing putative transcriptional regulator, with product MAHRTPAPLRAVGALLRALLGLALLAALVGGAPYLLLKVGHQPAELSGGLDLLTQQDDGSLFLVVLTCIGWVAWAAFALSVLVEIVAVLRRRSAPRIRGLGGMQSLAGALIGGIVLLAPTVASAATVTPAVAATATHNTGQDAAGVSAKHESTHPDVAGLRHTVTSVTESPWELAQAYLGSGPRWKDIAALNPGIPELAAGDQYLPKGAVITLPADARRPTAADTAQASSAAAAKAAGPTAGAPDNADASQTSYTVRPGDYLSKIAEDELGDGDRWPELYDANRGTQQPYGQVFDDPDRIYPGQELALPGSAQHTGTAPEVKHPGSGSGSAEKAPTRDDHKVSAPPKGDAPSPSRSAPVSVSPSTAVPSPSRTVAPSPTVTPAPDTQTAAPGTPTPSTGSAAEDQQTTTGMRAGMIGLGATGVLAAGLVGSLATRRILQQRRRRRGHRIPMPSGQSARTEIALRSADAGVELAVLDRALRTAAAALAEEGRPLPTLAAVQLGTEGVRLHLGSPVPAVAPFTTDPSQSTVWWCPADSGELLPSDESREVDPPYPGLLALGEDDQGAIVLVDLEHIRALHLTGGLRNEVLRTLALTLTLSPLAEQLDIAVAGEETAPGLAMLDSDRVTPHPDLNSAVRALQAHHAEQQRALDALGDGGGLSLGHGAEAGELWPLVVVADLDSCPAPEGTRRALWEVLGQQLRSAVAVVTSSTVVPEGAGMAWSVDTDLPYVTVPGTSVRVALSVCSDAEYADILDVALTADAPGDVPAPVHEPAPAAEPVESRGSVSVPLPEPKASPVHGDAGVVRKPGLMAALADLDDGSDTDDAEHPTPPPVDEEGAPRPEPLPTASSSPGAPVLPALSSAVPWVNSRIPVPADPQDGTTAATAALPLPEQTGKPAPADSPDRPLVQLLGAVDLLGARGTIKSNRRTLALEMTAWLVVHPGANHHQLDEVLAPGGHVTRDTRNTRLGDVRRWLGMDDQGNKHLPHVSAQPDKLYRLAGVDCDWSRFQELVHASRTVDDPDSKLLLRQALELVHGRPFSGIPSRRYAWAESLAQEMVSAIVDAADELAEGYLERGEARNALWAATRGLTVAREMECLWRHKFRALSLLGEDAALESSIRQLDELLLELGSSMDEETEQVLRVL from the coding sequence ATGGCCCACCGAACCCCCGCCCCGCTGCGCGCCGTCGGCGCCCTGTTGCGGGCACTGCTCGGCCTGGCCCTCCTGGCGGCCCTGGTCGGCGGCGCGCCGTATCTGCTGCTCAAGGTCGGCCACCAGCCGGCTGAGCTTTCCGGCGGCCTGGACCTGCTGACCCAGCAGGATGACGGGTCGTTGTTCCTCGTGGTCCTGACCTGTATCGGCTGGGTGGCATGGGCGGCGTTCGCGTTGTCCGTCCTGGTCGAGATCGTGGCTGTGCTGCGCCGCCGCTCCGCACCGCGCATCAGAGGTCTGGGCGGGATGCAGTCCCTGGCCGGCGCCCTGATCGGTGGGATCGTGCTGCTCGCCCCGACCGTCGCCTCCGCCGCCACGGTCACGCCCGCAGTCGCCGCAACCGCGACTCACAACACTGGGCAGGACGCCGCAGGCGTATCGGCGAAGCACGAGAGCACACACCCGGACGTGGCAGGGCTGCGGCACACCGTCACCTCGGTCACGGAGTCACCGTGGGAGCTCGCGCAGGCGTATCTCGGCAGCGGGCCTCGGTGGAAGGACATTGCCGCTCTCAACCCCGGTATCCCCGAACTCGCCGCCGGCGACCAGTACCTGCCCAAGGGTGCGGTCATCACGCTGCCTGCCGACGCACGGCGTCCCACCGCAGCCGACACCGCTCAAGCCTCCTCCGCCGCCGCCGCCAAGGCAGCAGGCCCCACGGCCGGGGCACCGGACAACGCAGACGCATCTCAGACGTCTTACACCGTCCGGCCGGGCGACTACCTGTCAAAGATCGCCGAGGACGAGCTCGGTGACGGGGACCGGTGGCCCGAGCTGTACGACGCGAACCGGGGCACACAGCAGCCATACGGGCAGGTCTTCGACGATCCCGACCGGATCTATCCGGGCCAGGAACTCGCGCTGCCCGGCAGCGCCCAGCACACCGGAACCGCCCCAGAGGTGAAGCACCCCGGCTCCGGTTCCGGCTCTGCCGAGAAGGCGCCCACCCGCGACGATCACAAGGTCTCAGCGCCGCCCAAGGGGGACGCTCCATCGCCGTCGCGATCGGCCCCGGTATCCGTATCACCGTCAACTGCCGTGCCCTCCCCCAGCCGCACGGTGGCGCCCTCCCCGACCGTGACGCCCGCACCCGACACGCAGACGGCGGCGCCCGGCACACCGACGCCCTCGACCGGCTCCGCCGCAGAGGACCAGCAGACGACGACCGGGATGCGGGCCGGCATGATCGGGCTGGGAGCCACCGGGGTCCTGGCCGCCGGGCTCGTGGGCTCCCTGGCCACCCGGCGGATCCTGCAGCAGCGCCGCCGACGTCGCGGCCACCGGATCCCGATGCCCTCCGGCCAGAGCGCCCGCACAGAAATCGCGCTGCGCAGCGCGGACGCCGGCGTGGAACTGGCGGTGCTGGACCGTGCGCTGCGGACCGCGGCCGCCGCCCTCGCCGAGGAAGGCCGGCCTCTGCCGACGCTGGCCGCGGTGCAGCTCGGCACCGAAGGGGTCCGGCTGCACCTGGGCTCCCCCGTCCCGGCGGTCGCCCCGTTCACCACTGACCCGTCGCAGAGCACGGTGTGGTGGTGCCCGGCGGATTCCGGCGAGCTGCTGCCCTCCGATGAGAGCCGGGAAGTCGACCCGCCCTATCCGGGACTGCTCGCGCTGGGCGAGGACGACCAGGGCGCGATCGTGCTCGTCGACCTCGAACACATCCGCGCGCTCCACCTCACCGGCGGGCTGCGCAATGAAGTCCTGCGGACCCTCGCGCTGACGCTGACGCTCTCACCGCTTGCCGAACAGCTCGACATCGCGGTCGCCGGAGAGGAAACCGCCCCCGGACTGGCGATGCTGGACAGCGACCGGGTCACCCCGCACCCGGACCTGAACAGCGCTGTACGGGCGCTGCAAGCTCATCACGCGGAACAGCAGCGGGCCCTGGACGCGCTCGGTGACGGGGGCGGCCTGTCGTTGGGTCATGGGGCGGAGGCTGGAGAACTGTGGCCGCTGGTCGTCGTGGCAGATCTGGATTCCTGCCCGGCTCCCGAGGGAACGCGGAGGGCCCTGTGGGAGGTGCTGGGGCAGCAGCTGCGGTCAGCGGTGGCCGTGGTCACGAGCAGCACCGTCGTGCCGGAGGGCGCCGGCATGGCGTGGTCGGTGGACACCGATCTGCCGTACGTCACCGTTCCGGGCACATCGGTTCGTGTCGCGCTGTCGGTGTGCTCCGATGCCGAGTACGCCGACATCCTGGATGTCGCGCTCACCGCGGATGCACCCGGCGACGTACCCGCCCCCGTGCACGAGCCGGCCCCGGCTGCGGAGCCGGTGGAGAGCCGCGGCTCCGTCTCCGTGCCCCTCCCGGAGCCGAAGGCCTCTCCCGTCCACGGCGATGCAGGGGTTGTGCGCAAGCCGGGGCTGATGGCTGCACTCGCCGATCTGGACGACGGCTCCGACACCGACGATGCAGAGCACCCGACTCCTCCACCCGTCGACGAGGAAGGTGCGCCCAGACCGGAACCGCTGCCTACCGCATCGTCATCGCCCGGAGCGCCTGTACTGCCGGCGCTGTCCAGCGCTGTTCCCTGGGTCAATTCGCGGATCCCGGTACCCGCCGACCCTCAAGACGGCACGACCGCGGCCACCGCGGCCCTCCCGCTTCCCGAGCAGACAGGCAAGCCTGCCCCTGCCGACAGCCCGGACCGCCCGCTGGTGCAGCTCCTGGGGGCTGTCGATCTCCTCGGCGCCCGCGGCACCATCAAGTCCAACCGCCGGACACTCGCGCTGGAGATGACGGCCTGGCTGGTGGTCCACCCCGGAGCCAACCACCACCAGCTCGACGAGGTCCTCGCACCCGGCGGACACGTCACCCGCGATACACGCAACACCCGCCTCGGCGACGTCCGCCGGTGGCTCGGCATGGACGACCAGGGAAACAAGCACCTACCCCACGTGAGCGCCCAGCCCGACAAGCTCTACCGCCTCGCTGGCGTGGACTGCGACTGGAGCCGGTTCCAGGAACTCGTCCACGCCAGCCGGACCGTCGACGACCCGGATAGCAAGCTGCTGCTGCGCCAGGCACTGGAGCTTGTTCACGGCCGGCCCTTCTCAGGAATCCCTTCACGCCGCTACGCGTGGGCGGAATCCCTGGCCCAGGAAATGGTCTCCGCGATCGTCGACGCCGCCGACGAACTCGCCGAGGGATACCTGGAGCGCGGCGAGGCACGCAACGCCCTGTGGGCAGCTACCCGAGGCCTGACCGTCGCACGGGAAATGGAGTGCCTGTGGCGTCACAAGTTCCGGGCCCTGTCCCTGCTCGGTGAAGACGCCGCGCTCGAATCGTCAATCCGGCAGCTCGACGAACTGCTCCTGGAGCTGGGTTCGTCCATGGACGAGGAGACCGAACAGGTCCTGCGGGTGCTGTAG
- a CDS encoding helix-turn-helix domain-containing protein has translation MHDDDGTDIGTRVRTLREFRDLTQEGLAARAGVSVDTVRKLEQGARTSARITTLRRLAASLDVQLERLVGTPTVTQRLSEPGGGLLALRDAIQDPGGLPGMEEPDLEDPPPPAEWTVQVKAATALYWKGAYSELAEVLPLLLRDGRAVTRDHDTAPVWQGLALAYQLAASLSTQAGHPDWAYTAVERQLTAAGRASDALMAGMAVSTLSWVLLRQGRWEQAQAVAERRADELEPSLRRGEPDHLAVYGNLLIAAATPAARRDRFDEAMQLLTVAEAAATRSGPVRAYGSAFSVTDVRTQRVNIALAGGTGHPAEALDAAADVDVSAITRPVHSASHRLDVAQARHQTGDSAGALAQILEVEADQPEWIRYQTLAASTVREMLETERRRNATLRRLAARLGVDPSL, from the coding sequence ATGCACGACGACGACGGCACGGACATCGGTACCCGAGTACGGACGCTGCGGGAATTCCGGGACCTGACGCAGGAGGGCCTTGCGGCTCGGGCCGGTGTCTCCGTCGACACCGTCCGAAAACTGGAGCAGGGCGCGCGGACGAGTGCGCGGATCACGACCCTGCGCCGCCTCGCTGCCTCGCTGGATGTCCAGCTGGAGCGGCTGGTGGGGACGCCGACGGTCACGCAGCGCCTCTCCGAGCCCGGCGGCGGACTCCTCGCACTGCGGGACGCGATCCAGGACCCCGGCGGCCTGCCGGGGATGGAGGAACCCGACCTGGAGGACCCTCCCCCGCCGGCGGAATGGACCGTCCAGGTCAAGGCCGCTACCGCCCTGTACTGGAAGGGCGCCTACTCCGAACTCGCGGAAGTACTACCTCTGCTGCTGCGCGACGGACGGGCCGTCACCCGGGATCACGACACCGCCCCGGTATGGCAGGGCCTCGCCCTCGCCTATCAGCTCGCGGCGTCGCTCTCCACCCAGGCCGGTCATCCGGACTGGGCATACACGGCAGTCGAGCGTCAGCTCACCGCAGCCGGCCGCGCCTCCGACGCCCTGATGGCGGGCATGGCGGTATCCACCCTGTCGTGGGTACTGCTGCGCCAGGGCCGGTGGGAGCAGGCCCAGGCGGTCGCGGAGCGTCGGGCGGACGAGCTGGAGCCCTCACTGCGCAGGGGTGAGCCGGACCATCTGGCGGTGTACGGGAATCTGCTGATCGCGGCCGCGACGCCGGCCGCCCGGCGCGACCGGTTCGACGAGGCGATGCAGCTACTCACCGTGGCGGAGGCCGCGGCGACCCGGTCCGGCCCCGTCCGCGCCTACGGGAGCGCGTTCTCCGTGACGGACGTCCGGACGCAGCGGGTCAACATCGCGCTCGCGGGCGGCACGGGCCACCCGGCCGAGGCACTCGACGCGGCGGCCGATGTCGACGTCTCCGCGATCACCCGGCCCGTGCACTCCGCCTCTCACCGGCTCGACGTCGCACAGGCCCGGCATCAGACCGGCGACAGCGCCGGCGCTCTGGCCCAGATCCTGGAGGTCGAGGCGGACCAGCCGGAATGGATCCGCTACCAGACGCTCGCCGCGTCCACGGTCCGGGAGATGCTGGAGACGGAGCGCCGCCGTAATGCGACGCTCCGCCGGCTCGCAGCGCGTCTCGGTGTCGACCCGTCGCTGTAG
- the fxsT gene encoding FxSxx-COOH system tetratricopeptide repeat protein produces the protein MTASGAHHASGARSIAADALSGFANTGDHVSVTVLTQQDLHSAKEVGAPPHSWNLPYPPDRAFVGRDAQLTQLHELFRPHEGVEQTRSHVVHGMGGIGKSTLAVHYAHRNREHYSLIWWINADSPTQIASSLAALTAYLHPQWAAGVGVEARAAWASAWLQWHPGWLLIFDNVNEPRDAEPYLGGLTGGHHLITSRRAHGWSSARAVGLDVLADTSAADLLYELACGESPDRCSPQYADACALATALGNLPLALHQAGAYLRQTGTTLVSFYNDLGLMLDEAASGIDPERTIARVWNVTLAAVEEQSDAAITLLYALAWLSPDGCPRGLLAPLCPDGRTLNTALGVLATYNLVHLTGPAVRIHRLLQLTLRRTPHPAGLSLTPLPAARGRTEATRVLRHALHPEGVASPAPQATWDLCLPHLLVLVSTVPDGYDDAPALPAYLDAAERFHEQRQDDKALPLWEGIMRVYEATFPPDTPQALHARHRMAGALMESGESHRALRLLGGVVADRTRLLGADHPDTLESLNDLGCCHIYEGDVQSGEALLARAAQGRERVLGRSHPQTLKSRSYLAACYAVQRRPDEAVSLLEQVAAESAHVLGPDHLDTLECREALAECLMMTSRLDEAVRLQEALAAHCERALGGDDPHTLSARTTLSTYYGMARRTQDAIALREEAVRDHERVFGTVHPGTVAARIALADEYRNGGQKEAAVALLEVAVADCVRHLGDDHPHTLKARTKLANFLVKTDRVTEAVMLGEGLIADYERVFGADHTQSLEARRSLGEIYVGAGRLEEAISLYEEVIAHRTRLLGVNDIFTLIARTGLAFAYFDAERFDDVVEIGKSVMAALDGGAHLLTSYFHFVLTASYAELGKVDEAIAHGVQALADFEHIQGADHPDMLYLRRFLSSCYRAAGQQEKSIELMKQLLIDSERALGPDHPDTVQFREDLREQGV, from the coding sequence ATGACCGCCTCGGGCGCGCACCATGCCTCCGGAGCCCGGTCCATTGCGGCCGACGCGCTGTCGGGGTTCGCCAACACCGGTGACCATGTCAGCGTCACCGTGCTGACACAGCAGGATCTCCACAGCGCGAAGGAGGTCGGCGCGCCTCCGCACTCCTGGAATCTTCCGTACCCGCCGGACCGGGCGTTCGTTGGCCGTGACGCCCAGCTGACGCAGTTGCACGAGCTGTTCAGGCCACACGAGGGTGTGGAGCAGACTCGCTCCCACGTGGTGCACGGCATGGGCGGTATCGGCAAGAGCACCCTCGCCGTCCATTACGCGCACCGCAACCGGGAGCACTACAGTCTGATCTGGTGGATCAACGCGGACTCCCCGACGCAGATCGCCTCCTCTCTGGCCGCCCTCACTGCGTATCTGCACCCCCAGTGGGCGGCCGGCGTCGGGGTCGAGGCGCGGGCGGCCTGGGCAAGTGCCTGGCTACAGTGGCACCCCGGATGGTTGCTGATCTTCGACAACGTGAACGAACCACGCGACGCCGAACCGTATCTGGGCGGGCTGACCGGCGGCCACCATCTGATTACCAGCCGCCGCGCCCATGGCTGGTCCAGTGCACGGGCCGTCGGCCTGGATGTGCTCGCCGACACCTCGGCGGCCGACCTTCTCTACGAGCTTGCCTGCGGCGAGTCCCCCGACCGCTGCAGCCCGCAGTACGCCGACGCCTGTGCGCTGGCCACCGCGCTAGGCAACCTGCCGCTCGCCCTTCACCAGGCTGGCGCCTATCTGCGTCAGACCGGGACGACCCTGGTCTCGTTTTACAACGACCTGGGGCTGATGCTGGACGAGGCGGCTTCCGGCATCGACCCCGAGCGCACCATTGCACGGGTGTGGAACGTGACCTTGGCCGCCGTCGAGGAGCAGAGCGACGCGGCGATCACTCTGTTGTACGCCCTGGCCTGGCTCTCTCCCGACGGCTGCCCACGCGGACTGCTCGCCCCGCTGTGCCCCGACGGACGCACGCTGAACACGGCCCTGGGCGTCCTCGCGACCTACAACCTCGTCCACCTAACTGGCCCTGCGGTACGCATCCACCGCCTCCTGCAACTCACCCTGCGCCGCACCCCGCATCCCGCTGGGCTGTCGCTGACGCCCCTGCCCGCCGCGCGCGGGCGCACCGAGGCAACCCGCGTCCTGCGCCACGCTCTACACCCCGAGGGTGTGGCGAGCCCGGCACCGCAGGCGACGTGGGATCTCTGTCTGCCCCACCTCCTGGTACTGGTTTCCACGGTGCCGGACGGCTACGACGACGCTCCCGCCCTGCCGGCGTACCTCGACGCCGCAGAACGCTTCCACGAGCAGCGCCAGGATGACAAGGCGCTGCCGCTGTGGGAGGGGATCATGCGCGTGTACGAGGCCACGTTCCCGCCCGACACGCCCCAAGCGCTCCACGCACGTCACCGCATGGCGGGGGCCCTCATGGAAAGCGGGGAGTCTCATCGAGCCCTGAGGCTCCTGGGCGGAGTCGTCGCCGACCGCACGCGACTGCTGGGAGCCGACCACCCCGACACCTTGGAGAGCCTCAACGATTTGGGCTGCTGTCACATTTACGAGGGTGACGTGCAGTCAGGCGAGGCGCTGCTCGCTCGCGCGGCCCAAGGCCGCGAGCGTGTCCTGGGGCGAAGCCATCCCCAGACGCTCAAGAGCCGTAGCTACCTCGCCGCCTGCTACGCAGTGCAGCGACGGCCAGACGAGGCGGTGTCCCTCCTGGAGCAGGTGGCCGCAGAATCGGCACACGTGCTGGGTCCCGATCACCTTGACACGTTAGAGTGCCGCGAAGCACTCGCCGAATGTCTCATGATGACCTCACGCCTCGACGAGGCAGTGCGCCTCCAGGAGGCCCTCGCAGCGCATTGCGAGCGTGCACTGGGCGGCGACGACCCGCACACGCTGAGCGCCCGCACGACCTTGAGCACGTACTACGGCATGGCGAGGCGGACGCAGGATGCGATCGCCCTCCGGGAGGAAGCCGTCCGTGACCACGAACGGGTCTTCGGCACCGTCCACCCCGGCACCGTGGCCGCCCGCATAGCCTTGGCCGACGAATACCGAAACGGTGGGCAGAAGGAGGCCGCAGTCGCCCTCCTTGAGGTGGCGGTCGCCGACTGCGTGCGACACCTGGGCGACGACCACCCCCACACCCTCAAGGCCCGAACCAAGCTCGCCAACTTTCTCGTGAAGACCGACCGGGTGACAGAGGCGGTCATGTTGGGGGAAGGTCTGATCGCTGACTACGAGCGCGTCTTCGGCGCCGACCACACCCAAAGTCTGGAGGCCCGCAGGAGCCTTGGGGAAATCTATGTGGGGGCCGGCCGCTTGGAAGAGGCGATCAGCCTCTACGAAGAGGTCATCGCGCACCGCACACGCTTACTGGGCGTTAACGATATTTTCACCCTGATAGCAAGGACCGGTCTCGCCTTTGCCTACTTCGATGCGGAGCGGTTCGACGACGTTGTAGAAATCGGAAAATCGGTGATGGCCGCCCTCGATGGCGGCGCCCACCTGCTCACCTCATATTTCCACTTTGTGCTCACCGCCTCGTACGCGGAGCTGGGGAAAGTGGACGAGGCCATTGCCCACGGTGTACAGGCATTGGCGGACTTCGAGCACATCCAGGGTGCCGACCACCCCGACATGCTCTACCTCCGCCGATTCCTCAGCTCCTGCTACCGGGCGGCGGGGCAACAGGAGAAATCCATCGAACTGATGAAGCAACTGCTCATCGACAGCGAGAGGGCACTGGGCCCTGACCATCCCGACACCGTACAGTTCCGGGAAGACCTGCGAGAGCAAGGAGTCTGA
- a CDS encoding DUF6233 domain-containing protein — protein MPNGLLLAYRSSRTPCSGIVATGDAGLRHSRTHPRTAVLAALPIGPRLLSGSAPGSARGWPRGQPPTPLRFPPGAPTVRCWPAPGGRPGAETPIDGVSCDAVPTERLAPPSSVREVLGPRRPSGWVLQKSGGRGPSGAVLHAVDYTEAPQNAALLPLERALDVAERPGTRLCSLCGAAQGAGPRAARLRPPR, from the coding sequence ATGCCGAACGGATTGTTACTGGCGTACCGGTCGAGCCGCACTCCGTGCAGCGGAATCGTGGCCACGGGTGACGCCGGATTGCGCCACAGTCGAACTCATCCCCGGACTGCCGTCCTGGCAGCCTTGCCTATCGGCCCGCGGCTCCTTTCTGGTTCAGCGCCCGGGTCAGCTCGCGGTTGGCCGCGCGGGCAGCCTCCAACTCCGCTTCGCTTTCCTCCAGGCGCGCCGACAGTTCGGTGTTGGCCTGCTCCAGGCGGGAGACCCGGCGCTGAAACTCCCATCGACGGCGTCTCCTGCGACGCCGTGCCCACCGAGCGGCTGGCGCCGCCGTCGTCGGTGCGCGAGGTGCTGGGGCCCCGCCGGCCCTCGGGCTGGGTACTGCAGAAGTCCGGCGGCCGCGGGCCCAGCGGCGCCGTGCTCCACGCCGTCGACTACACCGAGGCCCCGCAAAATGCGGCACTGCTGCCCCTGGAGCGGGCGCTGGACGTCGCGGAGCGGCCCGGCACCCGCTTGTGCTCCCTGTGCGGCGCAGCGCAGGGAGCTGGACCCCGTGCTGCGCGGCTTCGACCACCTCGGTGA